A single region of the Coregonus clupeaformis isolate EN_2021a chromosome 16, ASM2061545v1, whole genome shotgun sequence genome encodes:
- the LOC121572162 gene encoding erythropoietin isoform X2, with product MELPPRLFAILLMLLEWTKPGLSNPLRPICDLRVLKHFIEEARDAEAAMLACKEGRGLPEPVTVPQTKVDFNVWERKNALEQAQEVQSGLWLLNQAIGSLRATATDTALHSHIDNSLRNIFSIGQVLLSLNIQEYTPPAGGVAGGEETWRVSSASELLQVHVNFLRGKVHLLLSNAPVCHQGSS from the exons ATGGAGTTACCACCCA gactctTTGCCATTctgctgatgctgttggagtGGACCAAACCAGGGCTATCTAACCCCCTGCGTCCGATCTGTGACCTGCGGGTCCtaaaacacttcattgaagaggCCAGAGACGCTGAGGCAGCCATG CTGGCATGTAAAGAAGGACGTGGTCTTCCAGAGCCCGTCACTGTTCCCCAAACCAAAGTAGACTTCAACGTCTGGGAGAGGAAAAAT gCACTGGAGCAAGCTCAGGAGGTACAGTCTGGCCTGTGGCTGTTAAACCAGGCCATCGGCTCGCTACGAGCCACCGCCACCGACACAGCGCTGCACAGCCACATAGACAACAGCCTCAGAAACATCTTCAGCATCGGACAGGTGCTGCTCAGCCTCAACATCCAG GAGTACACCCCTCCAGCAGGGGGAGTGGCTGGAGGTGAGGAGACATGGCGGGTGTCGTCTGCCTCAGAGCTCCTCCAGGTCCACGTCAACTTCCTGCGAGGCAAGGTGCACCTCTTGCTGTCCAACGCACCTGTCTGCCACCAGGGTAGCAGCTGA
- the LOC121572162 gene encoding erythropoietin isoform X1, translating into MFHNSIRGLFAILLMLLEWTKPGLSNPLRPICDLRVLKHFIEEARDAEAAMLACKEGRGLPEPVTVPQTKVDFNVWERKNALEQAQEVQSGLWLLNQAIGSLRATATDTALHSHIDNSLRNIFSIGQVLLSLNIQEYTPPAGGVAGGEETWRVSSASELLQVHVNFLRGKVHLLLSNAPVCHQGSS; encoded by the exons ATGTTCCACAATTCAATTAGAG gactctTTGCCATTctgctgatgctgttggagtGGACCAAACCAGGGCTATCTAACCCCCTGCGTCCGATCTGTGACCTGCGGGTCCtaaaacacttcattgaagaggCCAGAGACGCTGAGGCAGCCATG CTGGCATGTAAAGAAGGACGTGGTCTTCCAGAGCCCGTCACTGTTCCCCAAACCAAAGTAGACTTCAACGTCTGGGAGAGGAAAAAT gCACTGGAGCAAGCTCAGGAGGTACAGTCTGGCCTGTGGCTGTTAAACCAGGCCATCGGCTCGCTACGAGCCACCGCCACCGACACAGCGCTGCACAGCCACATAGACAACAGCCTCAGAAACATCTTCAGCATCGGACAGGTGCTGCTCAGCCTCAACATCCAG GAGTACACCCCTCCAGCAGGGGGAGTGGCTGGAGGTGAGGAGACATGGCGGGTGTCGTCTGCCTCAGAGCTCCTCCAGGTCCACGTCAACTTCCTGCGAGGCAAGGTGCACCTCTTGCTGTCCAACGCACCTGTCTGCCACCAGGGTAGCAGCTGA
- the pop7 gene encoding ribonuclease P protein subunit p20, with amino-acid sequence MTEPHSPISASVPQTPPGIIMPPADGSGTVVEMDPVEYTLRKRLPRKLPKRRNDVYVNMKTDFRAQLARCQKLLEGGGHREICVHGLGLAINRAINIALQLQASSQGALQLAANTSTVELVDDLEPEDPDEVGEPMTRTRNNSAIHIKVFYPDPQ; translated from the coding sequence ATGACAGAACCACACAGCCCTATCTCAGCCTCCGTCCCCCAGACACCCCCAGGCATCATCATGCCCCCAGCCGATGGCAGCGGCACAGTGGTGGAGATGGACCCTGTGGAGTACACCCTCCGCAAGCGTCTCCCCAGGAAGCTGCCCAAGCGCCGCAACGACGTGTACGTCAACATGAAGACAGACTTCCGGGCCCAGCTGGCCCGCTGCCAGAAGCTCCTGGAGGGAGGAGGCCACAGGGAGATCTGCGTCCATGGTCTGGGCCTGGCCATCAACAGGGCCATCAACATCGCCCTGCAGCTCCAGGCCAGCAGCCAGGGGGCGCTACAGCTGGCGGCCAACACGTCTACAGTGGAGCTGGTGGACGATCTGGAGCCTGAGGACCCGGACGAGGTGGGGGAACCCATGACACGCACCCGGAATAATTCGGCTATTCATATCAAAGTGTTCTACCCAGACCCACAGTGA
- the LOC121572612 gene encoding GRB10-interacting GYF protein 1, which translates to MTAETLNFGPEWLRALSSGGSVTSPPPSPAMPKYKLAEYRYGREEMLALYIKENKAPEDMQDKEFAAILQDEPMQPLALEPLTEEEQRNFSMSVNSVAVMRLMGKGGGVAPAGVARGRGATRGGGRGRGRGESGGFYQRSIEEGEVGFGRGNREIYRSQSWDDRGERRFEKPARAREGVRVGLEEVTGVPVPGVPRKDYTRSDSENWRTLREEQEEEEGADPGGSWRLAGARRLDDGGPRSAGWREHDGPVEGRRRKFEFDFGGGRKRAGSEGLEDDRDGLPEWCTDEEEGEMGTFDASGAFLPLSKDGKDEEFDFQGIEEEEEEGESLSDMERIMNGGQRVDIKESASDGEVKNRTSPPSSSPPAPPALGLNPPMPQLSLTVAELEASQMANSHPLPVPLPLPVPLPLPAPLPVPVPAKASKMPSEVVPEGSPAGGSNTQQSHSTTSSLPPPPHSSSSAATHLPPPPGGDTEDDEGMKHLQQEAEKMVASLQDTSLEEEECFTQTLQERRNTASALPLSHDAAMKWFYKDPQAEIQGPFTTLEMCEWFQAGYFSMSLLVKRGCDEGFQPLGDVIKMWGRVPFAPGPSPPPLLVRPPPPRPQPLPPRGPAVSEGNMDQDRLKKQQQQDLAAATLYQQLQQQQQLFQLINRCGEQGMMPSVNRSMSVPDTGSMWDMHTSASQQSGGEASLWDLTMNSSTQGPTLEQLQKLQQERREAELRTKREEEEQRKRREEKRRQQEEQKRREEEEIFRRKQCRQQQELIMKLLQQAPQQGSGSGVGSGWGTGGLNKPGAKGLSLLDMQEAERVLKQQQRAQQQQRERHQGLSMGGSSMGQWGDGGAVPGGLWGGGGGMEGKTGGGGGSGGGMGLWEEAVKNQSRSGSMQGLKNSRSSPSLSEQYMLSRRKQRTEEEDKLLKLLQGIKTPQDGFTTWCEQMLHALNTQANNTSSPLDVSTIVAYLKEVESPYEVLDFICSYLGDTMEAKVFAKQFLERRAKQKQNQKRQQEQLSKEVAGLTMNNFPLQDSMRGVNPSALQSVFQAAHMAKGGMYDAQGGMKKKKQPVMLQSDPSILGYSFHNAGERLSLTEMEMVEDY; encoded by the exons ATGACTGCTGAGACACTTAACTTCGGCCCAGAATG gCTCCGTGCACTATCCAGTGGGGGGAGTGTGACgtccccccctccttcccccgCCATGCCAAAGTACAAGCTGGCCGAGTATCGCTACGGCCGGGAGGAGATGTTAGCACTTTATATCAAAGAGAACAAG GCCCCAGAGGACATGCAGGATAAGGAGTTTGCTGCTATTCTGCAAGATGAGCCCATGCAGCCGCTGGCACTGGAGCCTCTCACTGAGGAGGAGCAg AGAAACTTCTCCATGTCTGTGAACAGCGTGGCTGTGATGAGGCTCATGGGTAAAGGAGGTGGAGTCGCCCCAGCGGGCGTGGCCCGAGGCAGAGGCGCCACACGAGGAGGAGGCCGAG GGCGAGGccgaggagagagtggaggattCTACCAAAGAAGTattgaggagggagaggtgggctTCGGCCGCGGAAACAGAGAAATCTATCGCAGCCAGAGCTGGGATGACAG ggGCGAGAGGCGTTTTGAGAAGCCTGCGCGTGCCAGGGAGGGTGTACGTGTTGGATTAGAGGAGGTGACGGGTGTCCCTGTGCCGGGGGTGCCGAGGAAGGACTACACACGGTCCGACAGTGAGAACTGGCGTACCCTCcgagaggagcaggaggaagaggagggggccGACCCAGGAGGCAGCTGGAGACTGGCCGGAGCACGTAGATTAGATg acGGAGGTCCAAGGTCAGCAGGCTGGCGGGAGCATGACGGTCCGGTTGAGGGGCGTCGCAGGAAGTTTGAGTTTGACTTCGGCGGAGGTCGCAAGCGGGCTGGGAGCGAGGGGTTAGAGGACGACAGAGACGGACTGCCTGAGTGGTGCACTGatgaagaggaaggagagatgggcaCCTTTGACGCATCCGGAGCCTTCCTCCCCCTATCCAAG gATGGGAAGGATGAGGAGTTTGACTTCCAGgggattgaggaggaggaggaagagggggagagccTGTCTGACATGGAGAGGATCATGAATGGAGGACAGAGAG TTGACATAAAGGAATCAGCCAGTGATGGGGAGGTGAAGAACAGAACcagtcccccctcctcctctccccctgccccTCCAGCCCTGGGCCTCAATCCCCCCATGCCCCAGCTCTCCCTCACCGTGGCCGAGCTGGAGGCCTCTCAGATGGCCAACAGCCACCCTCTTcctgttcctctccctcttcctgttcctctccctcttcctgctcctctccctgttcctGTCCCTGCCAAGGCCAGCAAGATGCCAAGTGAAG TAGTTCCTGAAGGATCACCAGCAGGGGGCTCCAACACCCAGCAGAGTCACAGCACCACCTCCAGTCTGCCTCCaccccctcactcctcctcctctgctgcTACCCACCTCCCCCCGCCACCGGGGGGCGACACCGAGGACGACGAGGGCATGAAGCACCTGCAACAG GAGGCAGAGAAGATGGTGGCGTCCCTGCAGGACACGTctctagaggaggaggagtgtttTACCCAGACTCTGCAGGAGAGAAGAAACACAGCCTCCGCCCTGCCCCTCTCCCACGACGCAGCCATGAAGTGGTTCTACAAGGACCCACAGGCAGAGATccagg GTCCGTTCACCACCCTGGAGATGTGTGAGTGGTTCCAGGCGGGCTACTTCTCCATGTCTCTGCTGGTAAAGAGGGGCTGCGACGAGGGCTTCCAGCCGCTGGGCGACGTCATCAAGATGTGGGGGCGCGTGCCTTTCGCCCCCGGGCCCTCCCCGCCGCCCCTGCTGGTGAGACCTCCACCACCGCGCCCTCAGCCGCTGCCACCCCGGGGTCCTGCTGTGAGTGAG GGTAACATGGATCAGGATCGTCTGAAGAAGCAGCAGCAACAGGACTTGGCAGCAGCAACCCTCTATCAACAGctccaacagcagcagcagctattCCAGCTCATCAACAG GTGTGGAGAGCAGGGTATGATGCCTTCAGTGAACAGGTCGATGTCAGTGCCAGATACAGGGTCCATGTGGGACATGCATACCTCAGCTTCACAGCAATCAG GCGGTGAAGCCAGTTTATGGGACTTAACAATGAATTCTTCAACTCAGGGTCCAACTCTCGAACAGCTTCAGAAG CtccagcaggagaggagggaggctgAACTCAGGACGAAGCGCGAAGAGGAGGAGCAGcgcaagaggagagaggagaaaaggaggcAGCAGGAGGagcagaagaggagggaggaggaggagatcttCAGACGCAAACAG tgtCGCCAGCAGCAAGAGCTGATCATGAAGCTCCTTCAGCAGGCCCCCCAGCAGGGCTCAGGCTCCGGGGTGGGGTCTGGCTGGGGCACTGGGGGCCTCAACAAGCCAGGGGCCAAGGGCCTCAGTCTGCTGGACATGCAGGAGGCCGAGAGGGTTCTCAAACAGCAGCAGAGAGCCCAGCAGCAACAGAGGGAACGC catcAAGGCCTGTCCATGGGGGGTTCCTCCATGGGTCAGTGGGGGGACGGAGGTGCTGTCCCAGGGGGCCTGTGGGGAGGCGGGGGGGGGATGGAGGGTAAGACTGGGGGCGGAGGAGGGTCCGGAGGGGGCATGGGTCTGTGGGAGGAGGCGGTGAAGAACCAGTCCAGAAGCGGCAGCATGCAGGGTCTGAAGAACAGCCGCAGCagcccgtcactcag TGAGCAGTATATGTTGAGCCGTAGGAAGCAGCGtacggaggaggaggacaagCTGCTGAAGCTGCTGCAGGGCATCAAGACGCCTCAGGACGGATTCACCACCTGGTGTGAACAGATGCTGCATGCCCTCAACACCCAagccaacaacacctcctccccACTGGACG tgtccACCATCGTGGCGTACCTGAAGGAGGTAGAGTCTCCATACGAGGTGTTGGACTTTATCTGCTCCTACCTGGGAGACACTATGGAAGCCAAAGTGTTCGCCAAGCAGTTCCTGGAGCGCCGTGCCAAACAGAAACAGAACCAGAAGAGGCAGCAGGAGCAG CTATCAAAGGAAGTAGCAGGGCTGACCATGAACAACTTCCCTCTGCAG GACTCCATGCGGGGGGTGAACCCCAGCGCCCTGCAGTCCGTGTTCCAGGCGGCCCACATGGCTAAGGGAGGGATGTACGACGCCCAGGGGGGcatgaagaagaagaaacaaccCGTGATGCTGCAGTCTGACCCCAGCATCCTAG gcTACTCATTCCACAACGCGGGCGAGCGTCTGAGCCTGACTGAGATGGAGATGGTGGAGGATTACTGA